One genomic window of Candidatus Pseudobacter hemicellulosilyticus includes the following:
- the lipA gene encoding lipoyl synthase: MQELPIINRVNETESKIKKPNWLRVKLPTGDSYKHVRGLVDHHKLHTICESGNCPNMGECWGEGTATFMILGNVCTRSCGFCAVATGRPESVDWDEPQRVAEAIFLMKVRHAVITSVDRDELKDGGSTIWHNTIKAIKSLNPDCTLETLIPDFKGKQEDIQRVVEAAPEVVSHNIETVERLTRQVRIQAKYWRSMETLKVLKAGGMRTKSGIMMGLGEQKEEVVQSLRDLRNSGVDVVTIGQYLQPTHKHLPVIRFVHPDEFAELREIGYGLGFDYVESGPLVRSSYHSNKHVIEGYGRMIWEQEKAALV; the protein is encoded by the coding sequence ATGCAGGAATTACCGATCATCAATAGAGTCAACGAAACTGAATCGAAGATCAAGAAACCCAACTGGCTCCGGGTTAAATTACCTACCGGCGACAGCTACAAGCATGTCCGCGGCCTGGTAGACCACCATAAACTGCACACCATCTGCGAAAGCGGTAACTGTCCCAATATGGGTGAATGCTGGGGCGAGGGCACGGCCACTTTCATGATCCTCGGCAATGTCTGCACCCGCAGCTGCGGCTTCTGCGCCGTAGCCACCGGCCGGCCCGAATCAGTGGACTGGGACGAACCCCAGCGGGTGGCTGAAGCCATCTTCCTGATGAAAGTACGGCATGCGGTTATCACCTCGGTTGACCGGGACGAGCTTAAGGACGGCGGCAGCACCATCTGGCACAATACTATTAAAGCCATTAAGTCGCTGAATCCCGACTGTACACTGGAAACCTTGATCCCTGATTTCAAAGGCAAGCAGGAAGATATCCAGCGCGTAGTAGAAGCCGCTCCCGAAGTGGTTTCCCATAATATTGAAACCGTGGAAAGGCTCACCCGCCAGGTGAGGATCCAGGCCAAATACTGGAGAAGCATGGAAACCCTCAAGGTCCTCAAAGCCGGCGGCATGCGTACCAAGAGCGGTATCATGATGGGCCTGGGCGAACAAAAGGAGGAAGTAGTGCAGTCCCTGCGCGATCTTCGCAACAGCGGTGTGGACGTGGTGACCATTGGTCAGTACCTCCAGCCCACCCACAAACACCTGCCCGTGATCCGTTTTGTTCATCCGGATGAATTTGCCGAACTGCGTGAGATAGGCTACGGACTTGGGTTTGATTATGTAGAAAGCGGTCCGCTGGTCCGTTCTTCTTACCATAGTAATAAACACGTCATCGAGGGTTATGGCCGGATGATCTGGGAACAGGAAAAAGCCGCGCTCGTGTAG
- a CDS encoding phosphodiester glycosidase family protein: MMKTILLGSILLILSAPFSFAQLRWQPADSSYGPLPKGIKLYRTSDSLNGRPFQAWYLEADLNNRQLDFTAQVGRGQRFTPSKYYEQEGKPLVVVNTTFFSFETNQNLNLVIRNGKLQAYNLPAVKSIRSDSFYYPTRGAIGIRKNRKPDVAWVFTDTAARWPLAFEANPIVAKGATPDPTIKDLHTLEYWKKWRMHTAVGGGPVLVKDQSVYITNREEQLFVDGLNDLHPRTAMGYTLSGKLIILVVQGRFPGVAEGASLQEEARILINLGCMEALNLDGGGSSCMLVNGRETIQPSDKTGQRPVPAVFIIREHPRRTRR, from the coding sequence ATGATGAAAACTATTCTCCTGGGGAGCATTCTGCTGATACTGAGTGCTCCCTTTTCTTTTGCCCAGCTGCGCTGGCAGCCGGCCGACAGCAGTTATGGCCCACTGCCCAAAGGCATTAAACTGTACCGCACCAGTGATTCCCTCAATGGCCGGCCATTCCAGGCCTGGTACCTGGAAGCCGATCTCAACAACAGGCAGCTGGACTTCACCGCCCAGGTAGGAAGAGGCCAGCGTTTTACCCCTTCCAAATATTATGAGCAGGAAGGGAAACCACTGGTGGTGGTCAATACCACTTTCTTCTCTTTTGAAACCAACCAGAACCTCAACCTGGTGATCCGGAACGGCAAGCTGCAGGCCTATAACCTGCCTGCTGTAAAAAGTATCCGCAGTGATTCATTTTATTATCCCACCCGCGGTGCCATCGGCATCCGCAAGAACCGCAAGCCGGATGTGGCCTGGGTTTTCACGGATACGGCTGCACGCTGGCCCCTGGCTTTTGAAGCCAATCCCATTGTTGCCAAAGGCGCTACGCCTGATCCAACCATCAAAGACCTGCACACGCTGGAGTACTGGAAAAAATGGCGCATGCATACTGCTGTAGGCGGCGGACCCGTGCTGGTCAAAGACCAGTCCGTATACATTACCAACCGGGAAGAACAGCTGTTTGTAGATGGGCTCAACGACCTACACCCGCGCACCGCTATGGGCTATACGCTCAGCGGCAAACTGATCATCCTGGTGGTACAGGGCCGGTTTCCCGGCGTAGCTGAAGGCGCCAGCCTGCAGGAAGAAGCCCGTATCCTCATCAACCTGGGCTGCATGGAAGCGCTCAACCTGGACGGAGGCGGCAGCAGCTGCATGCTGGTGAACGGCAGGGAGACCATACAGCCTTCCGATAAAACCGGCCAGCGCCCTGTCCCGGCCGTTTTCATTATCCGCGAACATCCCCGGCGGACAAGAAGGTAA
- a CDS encoding ROK family protein has translation MVSHRQEYAIGIDIGGTNTVFGTVDHRGDISYRGAISTRKHATPELFIEELYEALQPAIEHVGGIDLVRGIGIGAPNGNYYNGTIEYAPNLPWRGVIQLRQMISDKFGVPCSLTNDANAAAVGEMMYGVARGMKDFIMITLGTGVGSGIVANGQLIYGHDGFAGELGHTMIIPDGRLHKGTGLRGSLESYASATGVALTANEFLERNTAAGSLLRNYEPSEIDSRIVYECAMQGDAIAQEVYEFTGKVLGLALANFVMFSSPEAIILFGGMTKSGDLILNPTREHMEKNLLPIFQNKVKLLFSELKEADAAILGASALVWEMKA, from the coding sequence ATGGTGAGTCATCGACAGGAATATGCCATTGGTATCGACATTGGTGGAACCAATACGGTGTTCGGTACAGTGGATCACCGGGGTGACATTTCCTATCGCGGCGCCATCTCTACCCGTAAGCACGCCACGCCTGAGCTCTTCATTGAAGAATTGTACGAGGCGCTGCAACCCGCTATTGAGCATGTAGGCGGTATTGACCTGGTGCGGGGCATCGGTATCGGCGCTCCCAATGGCAACTATTATAATGGTACTATTGAGTATGCACCCAACCTGCCCTGGCGCGGGGTGATCCAGCTGCGGCAGATGATCTCTGATAAGTTCGGGGTACCCTGCTCTCTCACCAATGACGCCAATGCGGCGGCAGTAGGTGAAATGATGTATGGCGTGGCCCGCGGTATGAAGGATTTCATCATGATCACCCTGGGTACCGGTGTTGGCAGTGGTATTGTGGCCAATGGTCAGCTGATCTATGGACACGATGGTTTTGCCGGCGAACTGGGACATACCATGATCATTCCCGATGGCCGTCTGCACAAAGGCACCGGTCTGCGCGGTTCCCTGGAATCCTATGCTTCTGCCACCGGTGTGGCGCTGACGGCCAATGAATTCCTGGAAAGGAATACAGCTGCCGGCAGCCTGCTGCGCAATTATGAACCTTCCGAGATCGATTCCCGGATCGTGTATGAATGCGCTATGCAGGGCGATGCTATTGCCCAGGAAGTATATGAGTTCACCGGTAAGGTACTGGGTCTGGCCCTGGCCAATTTTGTGATGTTCTCTTCTCCCGAAGCTATCATCCTGTTTGGCGGTATGACCAAGTCTGGCGACCTGATCCTGAACCCCACGCGTGAGCATATGGAAAAGAACCTGCTGCCCATCTTCCAGAACAAGGTGAAGCTGCTCTTTTCCGAACTCAAGGAAGCGGATGCCGCTATCCTGGGCGCCAGCGCGCTGGTCTGGGAAATGAAAGCGTAA
- a CDS encoding OsmC family protein, with protein sequence MTSSIVYEGNLRTVCTHLKSGTTIETDAPLDNQGLAERFSPSDLVATALGSCMMTIMGIKARDMQVDLAGVKIDVEKLMKAEPRRIGGINLTFHFPETLQLDEKQRTILERAAHTCPVIYSIHPDIEVKVTFNWPVSA encoded by the coding sequence ATGACCTCTTCTATAGTTTACGAAGGAAACCTAAGGACGGTTTGTACGCATTTAAAATCAGGCACTACTATTGAAACGGACGCTCCCCTTGACAACCAGGGCCTGGCCGAACGTTTTTCCCCCTCCGACCTGGTAGCTACGGCCCTCGGGTCCTGCATGATGACCATCATGGGCATTAAGGCCAGGGATATGCAGGTGGACCTGGCGGGTGTAAAGATCGACGTGGAGAAGCTGATGAAGGCGGAGCCCCGCAGGATCGGTGGAATTAATTTAACATTTCATTTCCCCGAAACGCTGCAACTGGATGAAAAGCAACGGACCATCCTGGAAAGAGCAGCCCATACCTGCCCCGTTATCTATAGCATCCACCCCGATATTGAAGTGAAAGTTACTTTTAACTGGCCGGTAAGCGCTTAA